The Chloroflexota bacterium sequence CGAACTCAAGCACGTCGCGTTTCTATGCGACCAAATCGTAAACCTGGGTGGTGTCCCGAAACTCGCGTCGCCGAAACTCAGCGAGGCGAAAGAGTTACGGCAAATGCTCGACAACGATCTCGCGCTCGAGCGCGAAGCGGTGCTCGAATACCGCGAACGCGCCAAACAAGCCGAACTCGCCGGCGAAATCGGTTTGAAATTGCGACTTGAAGAATTGTTGGCGGAAGAAACCGACCATCTGCGCCAACTCGAACGCATCTTGCGCGGCTGGGAATAAGTACGTCGAAATTCTCATTGCATTTTGTGTGGGAGCAGGGGAGCAGAGGCGCGGGGGTGAAAAAATCTCCCCTGCACCCGGGCTCCCCTGCTTCCTTGTTCTATGTTGGTTGTGCTTTGTCGTGTCCTAAGGTATAATCGCGAAGAGAAAATTTTTGATCGGAGTGTGCTATGGCTCGTCGCGCGACGCGCGTTGAAGATTCTGCCAATCGCGAAGTGTTGGATGATTTGTTATTTGGGCTAGCCAAGACTGCGGTACTCAAAGCCGCGATTGAACTCGAAGTCTGTACGCGAATCGCGGAAGGACATCGCACGGTGCCAGCACTCGCGCGCATCGGCGGTGCGGGCGAACGCGGCACCCGCATCTTGCTCGACGCGATGTGCTTTATCGGTTTGTTGTCGCGCGACCGCACCGAATACAAACTATCGCCAACCGCGGACGCGTTTCTCGTGAAAGGCAAGCCTACGTACTTTGGCGACGCCTTCCTGGGTGGATTAGCGTGGGATGCGCGCGGACAGTTAAGCAAGACAGTCCGCACCGGCAAGCCGATGGTCGCGGCGGCGAGCGACGCGTTCGAACCGATCTGGGCGGGCTATGCCGCGTCGCATCTGGCGGATTGGCAACGACAACTCGGCGACTATAACGCGATGTGGGACAAGGTCGCGATTGCCTCCGATCTCAAAACGTTGCGCGTGCTCGATGTCGCGTGCGGTTCCGGCATCACGTCGTTCGCGCTCGCGAAACGATTTTCCGTTGCGCGCGTGGTTGCGCTCGACCGCGCGATGATTCTGCCGTACGCCAAGCAACTCGCCGAGGCGATGGGCATCGCGTCCCAGGTTTCCTTCGTCGCCGGCGATGCGCTCAACTTTGACGCGCGCCCCGATTCGTTCGACCTCGTGTTGTTTAGCAGTATCACGCAGTACCTCAGCCCGGAGCAAATCATCGGCGCGTTCCGCAAGGCGTACGAATCGCTCGTGCCGAACGGACGCATCGTCATCACCGCGCCGATCCTGGACGACGACCACAAAGGTCCAGGCGAAGTGCCGCTCGCCGCGATGGAACCCTTGCTCTTTAGCGCGGACGGCGACGTGTATCCGTTCGTCGAATATCGCGGCATGTTGGAAGCGACCGGCTTTTCCGAAGTGACGAGTCACAAAGACGATTGGGGTCTCGTCACTGCGCGCCGCATCGAAAAAACTCAACCCAAGGGACAAGGATGAAAGCGATTCAATTCAATGCCGCGATTCCGCGTTATGCCCTGGGACTCGCGCTTGGGAAAATCTATCAGCCGATTTTGTGGAGCGGACTTTCCTGCACGCAATACGTGGATGCGCCGGAGCCGCGCTTGCCAAACGACGAATGGGTGAAAATCAAAACGCGGTATGGCGGGATTTGCGGCAGTGACAATCATTTGCTTCATTTGCACAACAGTCCCGCGGCGTCGGCGGTGACTTCGTTTCCATTTGTCATCGGTCACGAAAATGTGGGGACGATTTTGGAACTGGGTTCGCGCGTGCGTGATGTTGCGATGGGCGAGCGCGTCGTGATTGAGCCGACGTTGTGGTGCAAGCCGCGCGGGTTTGCCGATTTGTGTGAGTGCTGTGCGCGTGGCGATATTCAATTGTGCGAACGGATTACCGAAGGTACGATTTCGGCTGGGCTGATTTTGGGTTCTTGTCGCGATACCGGCGGAAGTTGGAGTCCGTACTATCTCGCGCACGCGTCCCAGGTTTATCGCGTGCCCGATGCGGTGAGCGACGAGAACGCGTTGCTCGTCGAGCCGTTCGCGACCAGTTTGCACGCGGTGCTTGCGAACCTGCCGAGCGATAATGAGACGGTGCTTGTCTTTGGCGCGGGCGTGATTGGCTTGGGCATCATCGCGGCTCTGCGCGCGCTGGAGAGCAAGGCGCGCATCATCGTGCTCGCGCGGCATGGCATCCAGCAAGAACTGGCGAAAAAGTTTGGCGCGGACATGGTGATTTCCGCATCGCGCAATGCAAATCACTTTGCGGAATTCGCACGTGCGGTCAATGGCAAGTTGCTCAAACCGATTCTCGGCAAGCCGGTGCTCATCGGTGGAGCAGAGGTCGTGTACGAGTGTGTCGGCAACGCGGATTCGATTGACGACGCGTTGCGATTTACGCGTGCGAGTGGCGTCGTCGTGCTCGCCGGACTCGCGGCGGTGCCGAATGGCGTGGACTGGACGCCGATCTGGATGAAAGAGTTGCATCTCAAAGGCACGTACACGTACGGGCATGACGATTTTCGCGGCGAGCGTTGGAAGACGTTCGACCTCGCGCTCGATCTGATGGCGCGCGGCAAGGTGGACCTCTCGCCGATGATTACGCACAAGTTTCCGCTGAACGAGTACGCGCGCGCGTTCGATGTCGTCAACAAGCGCAGTCGTGAGCGGTCGGTCAAAGTGGTGTTTGAATTCGATTAGTTTGAGTGGTGTCATTCTCAGATACAAGTTGGGAGGCGAGGATGATTCGTTATAAAGTGATTATTTATTGGAGCGCCGAAGATAACGCGTTTGTTGCGGAGGTTCCCGAATTGCCCGGTTGCATAGCGGCTGGCGCGACATATCAGGAAGCGTTGGGGAATGTTGAAACGATTATCCGCGAATGGATTGAAACCGCGCAAGAATTGGGACGCCCCAGCCCAGAACCCAAAGGGCGTTTGGTTTTTGCCTAAATTCCCACAACCCGATATGAACGCTTCACAATTACCTCAAGTTACCCAAGACGAAAAAATGCTCGACCTTGCCGCGCGGTACGCGCCGATTATTCTCGCCGACGAACGCGAGCCATTCGCAGTTGTCGCGGCAGGGTACACGATTTTCGATCACGAAGACGCGTCACCCTCATTCAAGCGCCGCGTTGAGTGGGGCAGTGCGGGCTATCCAGCGACGCGCGCCATCGAGTATGCGTTATGGTGGGACTGGGACATTGGGCATCTCTACGAACTCGAACACGCGTGGACATTCGTCGGTGCGAACGGCGAGGTTGTCGCGGTCGAGGCGTCGTGGCATGGCATGTTCGGTCCCGCAGAAGATGTAAAGCTCGAAGGCATGCACCCGGTTTTGCTCGCGCAACCCGGCAAGCACGCCATGGCGGCGAGCATTGCGCCGTTCGACGAAATCCGCGAGTGGGCGGAGAAAGAAGCCGGACCGGACGCGGGCAAGGATGGCTTGCTCGAAAACGAGTTGTTTCGCGGTAAGTTACACAAGGCATCAGAAGCCGACGCGCGCGTACGCGCGTATCTCAAGCCGCGCGCGTTCGTGCCGTCGTGGAATTTCACCAAACGATTCCCGGTCACGCGCGAAATGTTGATGCCCTGGGACGCGCTGTGCGAGTGGATCCCCTCGCGCATCGCGTGGTGGCTGGAGCAGATTTAAGATTTGCGATTGATGATTTCAGATTTGAAATCTGCAAGCGAAATCGAAAATCCAAAATCATAAACCCAAAATTCTTCAGAGGTGATGATGCCTCTCCTCGACCTTGATCTTTATCGCAAGCAAGTGGTAGTGTCCGAATATCCGCTCGTCACATTGAGCGTGATTGACGCGGGGCGTTTTCCGGCGGAACGCACGATGCTGTTCATTCACGGTTTCGGCGGATACGCGCTGCAGTGGGAAAAACAGCTCACCGAGTTCGCCGAAAAAAATCGCGTCATCGCGTTGGATGTGCGCGGTCACGGTTCGTCGGATTGCCCGGCGAGCGCGTACACGATGGACGAGCTGGTCGGCGATGTCGAACGCGTGGTCGAAGCGTTGCGCCTGCCGCCGAAATTCGACTTGCTCGCACATTCCTTTGGCGGCGCGATTGCCGCGTCGTACGCGATCAAACACCCCGATCGCGTTGCGCGCCTCGTTCTCACCGGAACCTCGGTTGAATTTTCGCTCAACGGCTTGTTGCGTTTCGCGTTCAAACTCCCCACCGCGATTGCCGAAGTGGTTCGCGCGCGCTTCCCGCGCAACGTCTCCGCACCCGCGCACGTGTTGAAAGCGATGTATTACAACGCGATGGTCAAGTGGGACGGCAACACGACTTTGCCGCGCGTGCGCGTGCCGACGCTTGTCATCCTGGGTCATCGCGACATCACCTTCAAGCGTTCCGCGTACGACGCGGTCGCCGACCGGATTCCCGGCGCACAGGTCGCGAAAATCCCGGTCTCGGCGCACATGGTGCAACTCGAACGTCCCGACGCGGTTAACCGTGCGATCACGCGTTTTCTCGGCGGCGGCGCGGTGACGTGGCGCGAAGGACGCGAGCGCCAGGTAATTGACCTGGTCAAGCAACGTCCCTGGCTCAAGCATTACGAAGAACAAGTGCCGTACTCCGTCGCGTATCCGTCGCAACCGCTCTTTCGTTTTCTCGAATCCGCCGCGCGGCGGTTTCCGAATCAGCGCGCCGTCGTCTTTTATGATCGCGCGCTATCGTATCGCGAGTTGAACGACGCGACGAATCGTTTGGCGAATGCGTTGAGTAATCTTGGCGTCAAGAAAGGTGACCGCGTCGCGCTGCTCTTGCCCAACTCGCCGCAGATGGTGATCGCGTACTATGCCGCGCTGAAAATTGGCGCGATCGTCGTCAGTCTCAATCCGTTGTCCAATGTGGACGAGCTCGCGCATCAGTTGAACGATGCGGGCGCGGAGACGATCATCGCGTTGAGCAATTTTTATCCCGCGATCAAAGTTGTGCGCGTGGGAACGCCGCTCAAACACGTGATCCTGACGAACATCAAAGAGTACTTTGCCGCGCCGCGGCGCGTTCTGTTTTCGATTGTGCGCGAATCGCGCGAGGGACATCGCATTGATCTGCGCGGCGAAACGAACACGTACGCGTTTCAAGAGTTGCTCACGCGCGCGTCGAGCGCGTCGCCGACGGTCGAAGTGACGCCCGACGATCTCGCGCTGATTCAGTACTCGAGCGGCACAACCGATTTGCCCAAGGGTGTGATGTTGACGCACGCGAACGTCGTTGCCAACACGGTGCAGTTGCGGCATTGGCTTTCGGATGTGGAAGACGGCGAAGAAGTGGTCCTGAGCGTCTTGCCTTTTTCGCATTCGTACGGAATGACGACCTGCTTGAACCTGGGAATTTCGATTGCCGCGACGCTCGTTCTCCTGCCGACCTTTTCGACGCGCGAGGTGTTGCAAGTCATCGCGCGTTATCGCCCGACGCTCTTTCCGGGTGTGCCGACGATGTACGTCGCGATCAACAATTTTCCAAACGTTCGCAAGTACGGTCTCAAAACGATTCGCGCGTGCGTGAGCGGCGCGGCGCCATTGCCCTTGGAAGTGCAAGAGGCATTCGAGAAACTGACGCGCGCGAAATTGGTCGAAGGATATGGCTTGACGGAAGCCAGTCCGGTGACGCACGCGAATCCGATCTACGGTCATCGCAAAACCGGCACGATTGGCGTGCCGTTGCCGGACACCGAAGCGAAAATCGTGGATTTGCAAACGCGGCTCGACGTACCGGTCGGCGCGATTGGCGAACTCGCGGTGCGCGGTCCGCAAGTGATGTGTGGTTATTGGAATCGTCCGAGCGAGACCGTGCAGGTGTTAAGCCCGGATGGGTGGCTGTCCACCGGCGATCTCGCGCGCCAAGATAACGACGGGTATTTTCAAATCATTGATCGTAAAAAGGATATGATTCTCGCGGGCGTTTACAATGTCTATCCGCGCGATGTCGAAGAAGTGTTGTACGAACATCCCAAGGTTCTAGAAGTCGCGGTTGCGGGCGTTGCGCCGGATGGAGGTGATACGGCAGTCAAGGCATACGTCGTGTTGAAGAAAGGCGAAGTCGCGACGGCGGAAGAGTTCATGGAGTTCTGCCGAATGCGCCTTGAAGCGTACGCCGTGCCGCGTCTCGTCGAGTTCCGCGATCAGTTACCCAAGACGTTTGTGGGCAAAGTGTTCAAGCGTAAACTCATCGAAGAAGACCGCAGGTGAGAATTCGGAATTCAGGATTCAGTATACAGTGTTCAGTTCTGAACACTGTATACTGAATCCTGAACACTGCCCCCGATGCCCGCACTTGCCATTCTCCTTGTCCTTGCCGCCGCGGTGCTCCACGCGTTTTGGAATTTTCTCGCCAAGGACGCGCGCGATTCATCCGCGTTTATGTGGTGGGGCGTTGCGGTTGGCGCGGTGTGGAACGCGCTGTTCGTCGTAACGCAGACCTCGCTCGCTCTGCCGCTCGAAACGTGGCTCTATCTTCTCCCCAGTCTCGTCGCCGAAATTGCGTACGTCGCGCTGATTTCGCGCGGGTACGATAACGGCGATCTCTCGCAAGTGTATCCCATCGCGCGCGGGACGCCGCCGCTGTTCATCGCGCTGTGGAGCGCGATCTTTCTCGGCGAACGTTTGCCAATCCTGGGTTATGCCGGCATCGCGCTGTTGATGATCGGCATTTACCTCGCGTCGCTCCGTTCGTTCGACGATGTGTGGAAACCGCTCCGCTCGGTCAAACATCGTCCCACGCAATTCGCGTTGCTCGCTGCGCTGTGTGTGTCAGTCTATTCAACGCTCGACAAAATGGGCGTGGGGCATACGACGCCACTCGTATACAATGTGTGGGTGTATGCTGGCATCGCGATTGGGTACGCGCCGTTTGTGTGGGCGCGCGGCAATCGCGCGAGCACGGCGCGTGAATGGCGCGCGAATTGGCGGCGCATCGTGATG is a genomic window containing:
- a CDS encoding alpha/beta fold hydrolase, translated to MPLLDLDLYRKQVVVSEYPLVTLSVIDAGRFPAERTMLFIHGFGGYALQWEKQLTEFAEKNRVIALDVRGHGSSDCPASAYTMDELVGDVERVVEALRLPPKFDLLAHSFGGAIAASYAIKHPDRVARLVLTGTSVEFSLNGLLRFAFKLPTAIAEVVRARFPRNVSAPAHVLKAMYYNAMVKWDGNTTLPRVRVPTLVILGHRDITFKRSAYDAVADRIPGAQVAKIPVSAHMVQLERPDAVNRAITRFLGGGAVTWREGRERQVIDLVKQRPWLKHYEEQVPYSVAYPSQPLFRFLESAARRFPNQRAVVFYDRALSYRELNDATNRLANALSNLGVKKGDRVALLLPNSPQMVIAYYAALKIGAIVVSLNPLSNVDELAHQLNDAGAETIIALSNFYPAIKVVRVGTPLKHVILTNIKEYFAAPRRVLFSIVRESREGHRIDLRGETNTYAFQELLTRASSASPTVEVTPDDLALIQYSSGTTDLPKGVMLTHANVVANTVQLRHWLSDVEDGEEVVLSVLPFSHSYGMTTCLNLGISIAATLVLLPTFSTREVLQVIARYRPTLFPGVPTMYVAINNFPNVRKYGLKTIRACVSGAAPLPLEVQEAFEKLTRAKLVEGYGLTEASPVTHANPIYGHRKTGTIGVPLPDTEAKIVDLQTRLDVPVGAIGELAVRGPQVMCGYWNRPSETVQVLSPDGWLSTGDLARQDNDGYFQIIDRKKDMILAGVYNVYPRDVEEVLYEHPKVLEVAVAGVAPDGGDTAVKAYVVLKKGEVATAEEFMEFCRMRLEAYAVPRLVEFRDQLPKTFVGKVFKRKLIEEDRR
- a CDS encoding type II toxin-antitoxin system HicB family antitoxin yields the protein MIRYKVIIYWSAEDNAFVAEVPELPGCIAAGATYQEALGNVETIIREWIETAQELGRPSPEPKGRLVFA
- a CDS encoding alcohol dehydrogenase catalytic domain-containing protein, giving the protein MKAIQFNAAIPRYALGLALGKIYQPILWSGLSCTQYVDAPEPRLPNDEWVKIKTRYGGICGSDNHLLHLHNSPAASAVTSFPFVIGHENVGTILELGSRVRDVAMGERVVIEPTLWCKPRGFADLCECCARGDIQLCERITEGTISAGLILGSCRDTGGSWSPYYLAHASQVYRVPDAVSDENALLVEPFATSLHAVLANLPSDNETVLVFGAGVIGLGIIAALRALESKARIIVLARHGIQQELAKKFGADMVISASRNANHFAEFARAVNGKLLKPILGKPVLIGGAEVVYECVGNADSIDDALRFTRASGVVVLAGLAAVPNGVDWTPIWMKELHLKGTYTYGHDDFRGERWKTFDLALDLMARGKVDLSPMITHKFPLNEYARAFDVVNKRSRERSVKVVFEFD
- a CDS encoding EamA family transporter; this encodes MPALAILLVLAAAVLHAFWNFLAKDARDSSAFMWWGVAVGAVWNALFVVTQTSLALPLETWLYLLPSLVAEIAYVALISRGYDNGDLSQVYPIARGTPPLFIALWSAIFLGERLPILGYAGIALLMIGIYLASLRSFDDVWKPLRSVKHRPTQFALLAALCVSVYSTLDKMGVGHTTPLVYNVWVYAGIAIGYAPFVWARGNRASTAREWRANWRRIVMGSVATVGSYLLALTGMTLTAASYVGAVRATSVVMGALLGWLWLKEQFGAVRVFASALMVAGLAMVALA
- a CDS encoding class I SAM-dependent methyltransferase; translation: MARRATRVEDSANREVLDDLLFGLAKTAVLKAAIELEVCTRIAEGHRTVPALARIGGAGERGTRILLDAMCFIGLLSRDRTEYKLSPTADAFLVKGKPTYFGDAFLGGLAWDARGQLSKTVRTGKPMVAAASDAFEPIWAGYAASHLADWQRQLGDYNAMWDKVAIASDLKTLRVLDVACGSGITSFALAKRFSVARVVALDRAMILPYAKQLAEAMGIASQVSFVAGDALNFDARPDSFDLVLFSSITQYLSPEQIIGAFRKAYESLVPNGRIVITAPILDDDHKGPGEVPLAAMEPLLFSADGDVYPFVEYRGMLEATGFSEVTSHKDDWGLVTARRIEKTQPKGQG